A DNA window from Phyllostomus discolor isolate MPI-MPIP mPhyDis1 chromosome X, mPhyDis1.pri.v3, whole genome shotgun sequence contains the following coding sequences:
- the LOC114504712 gene encoding small nuclear ribonucleoprotein E-like codes for MAYRGQGQKVQKVMVQPINLIFRYLQNRSRIQVRLYEQVNMRIEGYIIGFDEYMNLILDAAEEIHSKTKSRKQLGQIMLKGDNITLLLSVSN; via the coding sequence ATGGCGTACCGTGGCCAGGGCCAAAAAGTGCAGAAGGTGATGGTGCAGCCCATCAACCTTATCTTCAGATACTTGCAAAATAGATCTCGGATTCAGGTGCGGCTTTATGAGCAAGTGAATATGCGAATAGAGGGCTATATCATTGGTTTTGATGAATACATGAACCTTATATTAGATGCTGCAGAAGAGATTCATTCTAaaacaaagtcaagaaaacaaCTAGGTCAGATCATGCTGAAAGGAGATAATATTACTCTCCTCCTAAGTGTCTCCAACTAG